One Nostoc sp. CENA543 genomic window, TGTAAGGAAGCAGTTACCTTTTCAAGTTTCTAGCGCGGACACGGAAAGCGTGCGGGAAGACTTGCGGCTAAAATATCGCTACTTGGATTTACGACGCGATCGCATGGCGCGGAATATACAGCTACGTCATCAAGTCGTGAAAGCTATGCGTCGCTATTTAGAAGACACAGAGGGTTTTATTGAAGTAGAAACCCCGGTGCTGACTCGTTCTACCCCAGAAGGTGCAAGAGATTACATTCTACCCAGTCGCGTCAACCCTGGGGAATGGTTCGCACTACCCCAGTCTCCACAATTATTTAAACAAATATTGATGGTATCTGGTATGGATAGATACTATCAAATCGCCCGTTGCTTCCGAGATGAAGACCTACGCGCCGACAGACAGCCAGAATTTACCCAGTTGGACATGGAAATGAGTTTCATGTCCCAGGAAGAGATTATTGCTCTCAATGAAAAGTTAGTTAGTTATATCTTCAAAACTGTCAAAGGGATAGAATTACATACCCCCTTCCCCCGTCTTACCTACGCTGAGGCGATGGAACGTTACGGTAGTGATAAACCAGATACCCGCTACGGCTTAGAACTAGTCAACGTTTCCGATGTGCTGAAAGACTCTGGTTTTAAAGTTTTTCGGGATGCGATCGCCTCTGGTGGTATCGTAAAAATTCTCCCCATCCCCAACGGTAACGAGCAAATTTCTAACGTCCGTATCAAACAAAACGGCGATTTGTTCAAAGAAGCTAGCGAAGCCGGTGCAAAAGGTCTAGCTTATATTCGGGTACGAGAAAACGGCGAAATCGACACCATTGGCGCAATTAAAGACAACCTTTCTGAAGAGCAAAAACAGGAAATATTAAAACGTACAGGCGCGCAACCAGGACATTTATTACTGTTTGGTGCAGGTGATGCAGTAACTGTCAATAAGACTTTAGATAGATTACGTCAAGTCGTCGCCAAGGAATTCAACTTAATCGAGCCCGAAAAAATCAATCTTCTCTGGATTGTTGATTTCCCGATGTTTGAGTGGAATGCCGACGAAAAACGCCTAGAAGCATTACACCACCCCTTTACTGCACCCCATCCCGATGATTTGCATGACTTAAAAACCGCCCGCGCCCAAGCTTATGATTTAGTCTTCAACGGCTTTGAAGTTGGCGGGGGTAGTTTGCGGATTTACCAACGGGACATTCAAGAACAGGTGTTTGAAGCGATTGGGTTGTCTCCAGAGGAAGCACAAAATAAATTTGGTTTCCTCTTAGAAGCCTTTGAATATGGTACACCGCCACATGGTGGTATTGCCTACGGTTTAGACCGATTGGTGATGTTACTAAGTGGTGAAGAATCCATCAGAGATGTCATCGCTTTTCCGAAGACACAACAGGCGCGTTGTCTGTTAACTGATGCACCTTCTGGTGTAGATGTCAAGCAATTGAAGGAACTGCACGTTGCTTCTACGTATAAGCCCAAGGCTTAAATCAGTAAATAGTTATCAGTTAACTTTTGACTGATAACTGTTTACCTATCTGTCTAATCGTCGTATAGCTGACACAATTGATAAAATTATTTTCTGAGAAGATTCTTTATATTTACAGTTATGGTTCAAGCAACAGAGCATCTTTATATTGTCAAAGATGAGCATATTCTGGGTGGTGAGCCAATTATCAAGGGAACTCGGACATCAGTCAGAGCGATAGTTGAAACTTGGCGTATGGGTGTTTCTCCAGAAGAAATTCCCCAGGGCTTACCTCACCTGACTTTGGCACAAGTTTTTGATGCGTTGAGTTATTACAGCGATCATCAAGATGAAATTAACGCTTATATTGAACGTAACCGCATCCCTGATGAATTGATTGACCCATTGGTGCGAGATTTATGAGCAATTTGTTCATTCGCTTGTACTTAGATGAAGATGTCAATGTTTTAGTGGCGGATTTGCTCAAAGCAAGAGGTTTTGATGCTTTAACAGTAAGAGATGCAGGACAACTTCAGGCAAGCGATGAGGAACAGCTGGCTTACGCTGTTAATCAAAGAAGAACCCTAGTGACTCACAACCGCACCGATTTTGAAGAACTAATACAAGTCTATTTTAATAGGGAACAAACGCACTACGGTGTAATTTATGCTGTCCGTCGTCCACCTCAAGAAATAGCACAACGATTATTGGTGATTTTAAATCAAGTGACAGCAGATGAGATGGAAAATCAAGTCCGTTATATCTGATACGTCAAATCGCCAATGTCCTTCACTGCATTCTATCTATAGTGCGGTATTGGATAGCTTCGGCTACATGATGGGCTTTGATGTCGTCTTCACCTGCTAAATCTGCGATAGTGCGCGCTACTTTGAGAATGCGATCGCTCGCCCTTGCAGATAAGCCTAACTTATTAATCGCAGCTTCTAGTAAACTCCGGCTAGCATCATCAAGTTTGCACCATTGTGATAAATGACGGCTTTGCATTTGGGCGTTACAAAGTAGATTGCGTTCATCTCGAAAACGATTAGCAGCGCGATCGCGTGCTTGTTGTACTCTCTCTAGTACAGCCGCAGAATGTTCCCCTGTGGGTTGTTGGGTGATTTCTTCTGGTTTTAAGCGATTTACAGCCACTTGCAAATCAATTCTGTCCATGAGGGGGCCAGATAGTTTTGCCCAATATTGTTCGCGCTGTCTGGGAGAACAACTACACTGCTGAATTGTATCGCCGTAATAGCCACAAGGACAGGGATTGGTGCTGGCGACTAAAGTAAATTGTGCGGGAAAAGTGACTGATTGTCTGGTGCGTGATATGGTAACAAAGCCGTCTTCTAAAGGCTGACGGAGGAATTCCAAGACATCCCGCTTAAACTCCGTGAGTTCGTCCAGGAATAAAACACCTCGGTGCGATAAAGAGATTTCCCCAGGACGAGGGAAACCACCACCACCGACTAAAGACGGCCCTGATGCAGAGTGATGGGGACTACGAA contains:
- the aspS gene encoding aspartate--tRNA ligase — its product is MRTHYCGELRKEDIGDTVTLYGWVDRRRDHGGVIFLDLRDRSGTVQIVSDPQRTPDSYEQANSLRNEYVVEITGRVTQRPEESLNSRIPTGEVEIYADNIKLLNAVRKQLPFQVSSADTESVREDLRLKYRYLDLRRDRMARNIQLRHQVVKAMRRYLEDTEGFIEVETPVLTRSTPEGARDYILPSRVNPGEWFALPQSPQLFKQILMVSGMDRYYQIARCFRDEDLRADRQPEFTQLDMEMSFMSQEEIIALNEKLVSYIFKTVKGIELHTPFPRLTYAEAMERYGSDKPDTRYGLELVNVSDVLKDSGFKVFRDAIASGGIVKILPIPNGNEQISNVRIKQNGDLFKEASEAGAKGLAYIRVRENGEIDTIGAIKDNLSEEQKQEILKRTGAQPGHLLLFGAGDAVTVNKTLDRLRQVVAKEFNLIEPEKINLLWIVDFPMFEWNADEKRLEALHHPFTAPHPDDLHDLKTARAQAYDLVFNGFEVGGGSLRIYQRDIQEQVFEAIGLSPEEAQNKFGFLLEAFEYGTPPHGGIAYGLDRLVMLLSGEESIRDVIAFPKTQQARCLLTDAPSGVDVKQLKELHVASTYKPKA
- a CDS encoding DUF433 domain-containing protein — translated: MVQATEHLYIVKDEHILGGEPIIKGTRTSVRAIVETWRMGVSPEEIPQGLPHLTLAQVFDALSYYSDHQDEINAYIERNRIPDELIDPLVRDL
- a CDS encoding DUF5615 family PIN-like protein, translating into MSNLFIRLYLDEDVNVLVADLLKARGFDALTVRDAGQLQASDEEQLAYAVNQRRTLVTHNRTDFEELIQVYFNREQTHYGVIYAVRRPPQEIAQRLLVILNQVTADEMENQVRYI